The following proteins come from a genomic window of Lolium rigidum isolate FL_2022 chromosome 5, APGP_CSIRO_Lrig_0.1, whole genome shotgun sequence:
- the LOC124651752 gene encoding flavonoid O-methyltransferase-like protein Os11g0303600 — MAASSSDELLQAHAELWNHTFSYLKSMALECAIKLGIPTAIHRYGGAASLPDLLATLPVPESKKSYLPRLMRFLAVSGIFTVDFPTTGECANGGADGTYRLTPLSRLLVDDDTGARADQCTNFSPFVLSQTNRYLVTAALHLSEWFKSDEGSASAGTPFKMAHGTDLWTIMSRDPTINQVFNAGMASDTQFTMNFVVSNCSEVFDGVTSLVDVGGGNGTSARAIAKAFPHIKCSVLDLPIVINSTPADGVVKYIAGDMMSLIPMADAVFLKHVLHDWNDEVCVKILTECRKAIPESRGKVIIMDVVVGSPSEANYEGQVMSDLLMMVITSGKERDEHEWRKIFMDAGFSHYKSRSIVGCLSITELYP, encoded by the exons ATGGCGGCTTCTTCCAGCGATGAGCTATTGCAGGCACACGCCGAGCTTTGGAACCACACCTTCAGCTACCTCAAATCCATGGCGCTCGAGTGCGCCATCAAGCTCGGGATTCCCACTGCCATCCACCGTTACGGTGGCGCCGCCTCGCTACCTGACCTGCTTGCTACCCTTCCAGTACCGGAGAGCAAGAAATCCTACCTGCCTCGCCTCATGAGGTTCCTTGCCGTATCAGGTATCTTTACTGTTGATTTTCCGACAACAGGGGAGTGTGCAAACGGTGGCGCAGACGGTACCTACCGCCTCACTCCACTGTCTCGCCTCCTCGTCGACGATGACACAGGCGCTCGTGCTGACCAGTGCACGAACTTCTCGCCGTTCGTGCTCTCCCAGACCAACAGGTATCTTGTCACGGCGGCCCTGCACCTCTCCGAGTGGTTCAAGAGCGATGAAGGCTCAGCCTCCGCTGGGACGCCGTTCAAGATGGCGCATGGCACAGACCTGTGGACAATCATGTCCCGTGACCCGACGATAAATCAGGTCTTCAACGCCGGCATGGCATCCGACACCCAGTTCACGATGAATTTCGTGGTCAGCAACTGCAGCGAGGTGTTCGACGGGGTAACCTCACTAGTCGACGTCGGGGGCGGGAATGGCACATCGGCGAGGGCGATCGCCAAGGCCTTCCCACACATCAAGTGCTCAGTTCTGGATCTTCCCATCGTGATCAATTCCACCCCAGCTGACGGTGTGGTCAAGTACATCGCAGGTGACATGATGAGTCTAATCCCAATGGCTGATGCTGTGTTCCTCAAG CACGTGCTGCATGATTGGAACGACGAGGTCTGCGTGAAAATCCTGACAGAGTGCAGGAAGGCAATCCCCGAGTCCAGGGGCAAAGTTATCATCATGGACGTCGTCGTCGGGTCTCCTTCTGAAGCCAATTACGAAGGCCAGGTCATGTCCGATCTGCTGATGATGGTAATCACATCAGGCAAGGAGCGTGACGAGCATGAGTGGCGCAAGATATTCATGGACGCTGGGTTCAGTCACTACAAGTCGAGGTCCATTGTAGGGTGCTTGTCCATCACCGAGCTGTATCCTTAA